TCTAAACAACTGAATATTCTTTTAAAGTTGGCCTtttcacaaaataatttaaacaaataCATATAAAACTTGCTCTGTGGTTAGTTTTTATGTAAATGGACGTGGTTTTGTTACTTTTGGGCTCAGGCACGTGCTGTCACCCTTGTGGATGGtcctctgcagggccaggagttggacttcgatccttatgggtcccttccagtccAGGATATTCTATTAGTTCATGAGTCTGTGATAATCTCTGAAGAAAAttcagtgtttatttttctctttcttctacAGAACTACCCACCTTTTATTTCATCAGGCATCCCTTTCCTTGGTCATGCAATTGCATTTGGAAAAAGTCCTATTGAATTTTTGGAAAATGCTTATGACAAGGTATATTTTCCTGCATGATTGGCTGAGcatatacaaaaatatttttgtgtatcTATTAAGTTCTCTGTCTGGGGCCTGTTTAAAATCAGTTCATTCTTATTTATCACCTCAAATATGGAATTGAGTGTGCACAGTAGGCGCTGTGATCTTCAGATCTCTTCATGTAGCAGTAGTGTTTTCTGAGCTCTCATGATTCATGTCACAAATATACTTGTACACTTAGGTAATACTCATAGCTGAATCACAAGTTAGTTAAAAAGTCATTTGCATGAAATTATTTCTTGCTGTAATTGGTAACTTTTAATTACATTCTTTACCAATCTATGACCAGGTTGGAATGTAGCTGGCCACCTCTGTGGGTAACTTGATAAATTTTAAGGCCTCTCTGATGTTAATAAAGCTTGTGTATAAAACCTCAGTAGTTTTTATACCGTAATAGCctagaagaaattaattaaagtAGAGCTTTAATTccaattaaattatatttatgaaGGTGTTTCACATTGTCTAAAACTATCTAGAGTTACAAGCTTTAATCTTAGCTTGGTTAGCTTAGAGGAAGCCAAATCTGGTACTTGAAGGTCTGCTGGAGATGACTTTTAAACTTCAAAATCTTATTTGCCCCTAATTATGTATGCATAACTCCATAAATCCAGAATTTTTCTAGACAGTGTTTGTAGATTACTGGGGTTAATATGTGCTGCAATATCTCTGCCAGTCTTTTGAGTGTGGTTGATCTTTTACTaatgttttctaaaataaaaggttttaaaatgtGCACGTTCACATGTGTTCATTATGACATTAGATATCACTAGTATCTACATTAAGAACAAATTTAAATgtggttttaaaatatatttatcttgATTAAATGTCTGGACTTACTTCTTAggagaaaaagtaatttatgaAAGACTGTACGGGATAGAGATTTAATGatttttgttcttatttcaaagaattttttttgtttgtttattctttctctcAGTATGGTCCTGTGTTCAGTTTCACTATGGTTGGCAAGACATTCACATACTTACTGGGTAGTGATGCTGCTGCGCTGCTCTTCAATAGTAAAAACGAAGATCTGAACGCAGAGGATGTGTACTCCCGGTTAACTACGCCGGTCTTCGGCAGGGGAGTTGCCTATGACGTCCCGAATGcggtttgtattttaaattgcaGATGAGTAGAAAAGCAGTGCAGTTGCAATGCTGAGTAGGCAGCCCTGAGCTCTTGGCTCTGTGTGATGGGGTTGCGTTCATACCATCTGTGGCGTATTGCAATGCTATAGGTAAATAGTCTCATCTGGGTAATCTGGTATGTTCAGGTTGCTTTCTTCACCACCTGGCCATTTGTCACCCtggatgttatttttttttttcttgacaccATCTAATCTCACCACAGAGGAAAAACTAGTTAGtcacttttttcttcccttgcaGCATGCCACTGCCTGCAGCTCACTTTTCCCTTCCAAGCAACCTCAGGTCTTTTTTCTGAGAAAGCCCTAAGAGTGGTAACTTTAGATTTATGCCATGCCACATCTAGACATGGGAGTAATAATTTAGCAGTTTGAACCATGAGGTTTGTTTTGCTCAGACAGAAATCATTCTGTGTATGTTTGCAGAATACAGTCTGCATGGGGGCTGTGTCATGTGGCATTGTATCTGAGCTAAGCATTGCCTGCTTTCTTGTTTGTGAGGGTGGCCTGCCATGTCAGACTCTCAAACTGCAGAAACCAACCTTTCTGTGGCCCCACTTGCTCCACTGGCACTCTGTGTTCAGTGCGTGTTGTATAGCAGAGTGGCTGGGTGGAGGAAACAGCACTGTGATGTACTTTATTTTTGGATCTTCAGTTTTGGCCTCATTTTGTTAGTATAAATGCCAGTCATTTGACGAGCTTCTGTGACCAtcaatttcttttcctccttagCATACCTCTTCATTCATCCCTGCCTACGTGCTGTGATTGTTGCCCTAATAATGGTATGGCTTAAGGGCAGTAATTACTATTTTCTTTGCCTCCATGCTGGCATTCTGCCATGATCCACAGAATAAGCATATTGTTCTTACCCTGTTCTTTTGGAAATCTCATACACAGCTAACTACCTACGACTTGCTGCTTTCTAAGTAGGTAAAGGAGAACTTGGTTGTCTCCGCCTTTGTCAGAAGTACTAAATTGTGGATAGCAGTTTGGGGGAGAATTGGTTGGTTGGGTGGTAGGTTCTTTGCCACTTGATGGATTGACTTAACTCCTCATCCCTATGAGAACCAGCAGGACTGCAGCCTGGATGACAAGTAGGAGATCATTTCTTGTGTCCTAGGAGATCTCCTTCATGAGTGGGGCCATTCTAACAGACTTGTTTCTACCAGTTTGGATAGTCAGAGGTCTTCCTCAAGAAGTCAGGGATGGAGTTGGGAATCACTTTTGTAGCTGCTGGAGCATGGAGGATGCATGATTCTCTGCAATACATCTCTTGTTCATCTCTGTTCTTCTCTGACTTGCTTCAGAAGAGTATCTGTGAATCAGGCTGCTAAGCTGGCCAGATTTTCACTGTGTTGTGCTTGTTTTGTGGATTCTGACTGTCATGGGATGTCTGCTTGAAACTTAAAGGTCATGGTTTGTCCTTAATTCTGTGAAAGTTAACCCACTTGTTACAGATGGTTTGACTCCTCCTTTCATGCTTTTCAGTTTGTGGATGGATTTGAATGTCTGTCTTCATGCAAGAGCTAGTTCTTTGATGTGATCTAATCTCATCCATCAGTTTTATAGAATTTTCTGTAAGCTCCTTGGAAATGGGCATTTCTTACTGCCATGTACTTCAAGCACATAGGGACGATTAACTCCTACCTCATTGGCCCACCATATACAGctttctgttgcttttttctGAAATGAGGTATTTTTCCAGAGTCACCCTGCgttttctttttccctagaGTGCACTTGAGTTCTGCTTTAAGTCAAGAGATGAACCATATTACTCAGTAAGTCTTGAGTATCTGTGGATATGTCTACTTAATTCATACCTTTGATACCAGAAGGACTTCTTTCTTATCTCTGCAGATTCATGTTCCTCagaaaagtccttttttttccacaaaaattactctttttctTCAGCAAGGAGATACAGGGAGTTTGCTATTGACATTTCAATTATCTCTGACACTGATTTTGTCTAGTTTCCCTTTATGAAGCTAGAGAGGTAGCACAGCCAGTTGTGGCCAGGATGCATTCTGATAGAGGtaagctggttttttttttgcatagtgTCACTGCCATGATTTCATTTCAGACATCTAATGGGAAATCATTTATGAAAGCCATGGAAAATTTCGTTGGCATTCTACAGTTGATGGGTCATCCTGAAGTTTCTTTTGAGACCCCCTTTTCTCTGCTTAAGCTGCTAAGTATCTATTAATTCTGTGACTTTCAGTCATGTGTTTGGAAGAACCACCCCTTATTCTTCAAAATGAGTAACTTGCTTACTTACCAGTGATTCTGCTAATTGTTAATGTCCATAGTCAATATATCAACTAATATTCattctttctctcctccctccaaGCCTCTTGCAGATAGTTTTTGTTGAGAGGAGCTGAAATTGCAGAGGATGCGTTCACTCCTGTGTGCCATTCCTGTCTCCATCAAGCTGGAGACTGGCTAGCATGCTGCAAGGGAAAATGTGCTTGTCTCTTGGTTCTGTGGCATGTGTGCCCTTTGAGAGACTGCTGGGGTCCTCACTGCATTCTCAAAACAAAAGCTTCTAGGAAGTAGCTTTTATTTCAATGCCTTTTGCTCTGTATTGTACATGCAGAGCCCTTGGTGGGAAGAGAGTTTTTGGTGTATTACTCATGGTACAGTGCAGAGCTATAGGGCGGATGCCTCATTCATAATTAGGGCTTAAAAATCAAATCTGAGTCAATGTCCTGTGAATGCATTGAATAGTTCTCATCTAATGAAGGGCTTTTCACCAGTAGGTTTGTTAGCTATGGAATCTATACATAGAAAAAGAGGATGAGGTGAAAATGGTGTGAAACTAACTGTTGTCCTAGGAAGCAGTTTGCCTCCTGCTTCTGTGTCTGACTTCCTGGGCAGTGAGATCAGAGGGCTTTGTAAAAGAAAGGGTCATCTCTAGTTCAGGGTCCTTCTGCCTGAGAGAAAGTGAGGAGGCCACATATCAGGGGACACAGGCTAAATCCAGACTTTGCAAACATGGGGCTGGTTGTGTTTGTGATTATTTATCTAAAGGGCATTTCATAGTTCAACTTTGCATGCATCTTGTACCTTCAGGGATAAAGCTTAATGAAGATACTAAaatagtttttttgtttggtacTGCAAAAGAGAGAACTGGAGCTCCTTTGAGCTATTATTTTACTTGAATGTTTCTATGTTTCTGAACTATTGCTTGAAAGACAAAGAAGGTGAAAAACAGAGTATTACCTATTAGTAAAAACTGAGTATCTGCTGTACCCTGTAGTCCTAATCATAATCCCTATTTACTTCTGGATGTTCTTATAGTAGGAATTCTAATAAATTTTAATCACATTAATTTGATGATCCTTGTACTGATTGCTTGTTCTGTCTTGgttctttcagatatttttggAACAGAAGAAGATGCTCAAAACTGGGCTAAACATTGCCCAGTTTAGACAGCATGTATCTGTGATTGAAGAAGAAACAAAGGAGTATTTCAAAGCATGGGGAGAATGTGGAGAGAAAAGTAAGCAGgattaaatgcatttttcctcCAGTTTTCTGGGAAGTACTTAAGGCCAATGCAGTATATTTTTGTAAAAGATGTactgcaatattaaaaaaattaaaaattacgTAGGTAAAAGTGTATTGATcatcagaagaaagaaaatacagatttttaaaaatcaaacgTAAGACTATTGGAGAATAAAGCTGCTCAGAAAATCACTGAAAGGAATGAAGGACtgtctttgttttgctttcctaGTCAGCTCATAGTGCACCTGTTGTGCTAATTTCGGGTGGTTATCAGTCAGCTCAGTGTAACCACTTCCTAGGCCCTGGGAAAAGCTTTTGCTCTGACTTCCTAGAGAGCCTGTGCTGAAGATCTTATCTCTGGGAGTTCCTACAGTGAAAAACTGCATCTTCAAAGCTGATATGGTTATGATAGTGACCAAAGTGAAATTGTTATTTTCCCTCATTCCCAACTTGCCCATCATCATCGTTGCAAGCTCACAGTTGCATAACAGTGTCAAATACTATTTAAACATACATACTCATAtttaaatgcataaaaattACATAATACATGTCaaattttaatatattgaaTTATTTTGATTGTATATGATTTATATGTAAATATAGTTAATAATATGGTAATATGTAAATTGATATTTAAGTGTCTAGGTACtagtatataaaaataattcagtgagTAGCAAAATGAACTGCTTTCCTATGGATTTGGATTTCACGGTTGAATCTTTGTATGGCTTCACTTATATTTATTAAGAATTGAGCTTGTGATGCATGGCTTGCTTTGGAAGAAATACTAACTCTGCTAGAAAAATTTCTAGAAAGAAATACCTTAGAAAAAAGGTATCTGTGATCCaaacaaaaagttgttcaaagaGACATCTGATCAGACACATTTCAGTAATGTTTTTCAAATCTTTCGTCAGACCTGTTTGAAGCCCTTTCAGAGCTGATAATTTTGACGGCAAGTCATTGCTTACATGGGAAGGAGATCCGAGGCCTGCTGGATGAGAAGGTGGCTCAGCTGTACGCTGACCTGGATGGGGGTTTCACTCAcgctgcctggctgctgccaggctggctgcCTCTGCCGAGCTTCAGGTACCAGCACTAACAGAGAAAGCCACTTCAGCATTTTATCCAAACATCATTGCTGTTTGGATTGCCCCCCATCCCCACCACTTCTTCTTTGTAAGCTATTCTAGACATCCCAAGCAATCCTCATAAGCATTTTGTGTTACGCTGTGTAAAGTTGCTAATGGAAGTGTTTTGAATCGCAGACGACGAGATCGagcacacagagaaataaagaatattttctacAAGGTTATCCAGAAACGTCGAAAGtctgaggaaaaggaagatgacaTGCTTCAAACTCTACTTGATGCTTCATACAAGTAAGCCAAGAGTTTTAAGACCTGTTTGAAGATTTACTTTAGCTTTGAGCTGTTAAGTTAGAACTATCTACCAAAACCCAAGAAACACTCCCTCATGTTCTGAATTGGTTTTGTTGCATGCAATTTGTCCTAGTTGTGTTCTTAAAAGCAGGCTTAAAACTTCAGTTGTCAATGGTTATTCAGATTTCTGAGATTTTCATTGGTGGTCATGAGGTGACTGAGGTTGCTTCCTTTCTCTTTGCTGGCTGTTGAGGAATGAGTTTCTTTAATGCTCCTAAAGagtctttctccctctcttctccCTTCTCTCTACCCTTAGATCTTTTGCCCCTTTGTTTAGGGTAGGCAATAAAAGAGTAGAAGGAGTAAGGAGTACGTTAGAAGAAATTGTAAATGCTGCTGTATAAATAACGATGCTAAATGGTGAAACATGACCAAACGAAGCTCCAACGTGGTTCCGTTCGATGCAGGGACGGGCGCGCGCTGACGGACGATGAAATCGCGGGAATGCTGAtcgggctgctgctggcagggcagcacacatCCTCCACCACCAGCGCCTGGCTCGGCTTCTTCCTCGCCAGGGACAAAGCCATACAGGAGCAGTGCTATGCAGAACAGAAAGCAGTGTGTGGGGAGGACTTGCCACCCTTAACTTATGACCAGGTTTGTTTGTATGTTACATTAGTCCTGAGAGACATTTTTTATACTTTTAGttgcttatttaaaaaaaattaaaagctcaTCGGACATGAAATACAGTCACATGCTTTT
This sequence is a window from Anomalospiza imberbis isolate Cuckoo-Finch-1a 21T00152 chromosome 1, ASM3175350v1, whole genome shotgun sequence. Protein-coding genes within it:
- the CYP51A1 gene encoding lanosterol 14-alpha demethylase; this encodes MGRDQPSAGSRRTGSDQPGPPRRAALPCPAEPRRAAASAEKMLNLMEVGGSLLERVAVGIPLSLVLAASAFALSLGYLFQLGYRRHLGADRKNYPPFISSGIPFLGHAIAFGKSPIEFLENAYDKYGPVFSFTMVGKTFTYLLGSDAAALLFNSKNEDLNAEDVYSRLTTPVFGRGVAYDVPNAIFLEQKKMLKTGLNIAQFRQHVSVIEEETKEYFKAWGECGEKNLFEALSELIILTASHCLHGKEIRGLLDEKVAQLYADLDGGFTHAAWLLPGWLPLPSFRRRDRAHREIKNIFYKVIQKRRKSEEKEDDMLQTLLDASYKDGRALTDDEIAGMLIGLLLAGQHTSSTTSAWLGFFLARDKAIQEQCYAEQKAVCGEDLPPLTYDQLKDLSLLDRCLKETLRLRPPIMTMMRMARTPQSVAGYNIPPGHQVCVSPTVNHRLRDSWNEALHFKPDRYLQDNPAAGEKFAYIPFGAGRHRCIGENFAYVQIKTIWSTLLRLYEFDLINDYFPTINYTTMIHTPNNPVIRYKRRSL